Sequence from the Myxococcales bacterium genome:
GCAGCAAGGTGCCGGGCGCGACCGAGGCCGCGGTCAGGTGGCAGAGGCGGCACTCGATCGTGCCGCCGGCGATGTCGCTGGCGTCGAACGGCGACAGCGACGCGAAGCCGGCGCACGCCGACAAGCACTCGGCGCTGGTCGCGTACGGCGACAGGTCGCCGCAGATCCCCGTCGGTCATCGCGCAGAAGCTCGCAGTCGCTCCGGGCACACGCTGGCGCCGCCGGGCCCGGCGCTGGGGGGCACGTGGCCGCCGCGTCGAGCTCCGCGGCCGCGGCCTGGGATACGTCCGGGCACGCGACGGTGGTGGCCGGCGGGTCGCCGGTTCGCCCAGCGGCATCACCTCGCAGGTCGCCAGGGCAGCTGTTGCGATCGGAGTACTGCGCCACGGCGCCCGGGAGCAAAGGGGCCGATGAGGTCGCAGTAGTCCTCGCCACTCGCCGACCTGCGGGTCGCGTCGTAAGCCGCGCAGCGACGACGAGTGGAGCGAGAACAGCGGAGCGCAGACTGGGGAGCGGCGCATCGTCGACATCCTACTTTCGCTGTGGGCCAGGCGCGAGTCGGGTAGATTCCAGGCCCGTGCTCACCGACCAGCGCGCACCGTCGAGCTCGCCGAGCGGCTGGCGGCGCGTGGCGGCCCAGGGCTGGGCGCGCCTGGGCCAATGCGCGACCAGGCGGCGCGCGCCGCTGATCGAGCGGGTCGACGGGCTGATGGACGGGACCGCCCGCGACGGCATGTTCTTTCAGCACGACGCCCCGACCGGCGCCTACGACGATCTGCCGTCCGACGGGCTGGATCCGGGCCGTCGCGGGCGTACCACCGGAACAGCGAGGGCGTCGAGCGCGATCCGGTCGTGCGCGCGTGGCTCGACAACCCGCTGTTCGCGCGGATCGCGCGCGCGCTCATCGGCGACGAGGTCGCGCTGTGCCGCGCGGTGATCTGACCCAAGGCCGCGTCCGCGACGACGGCGGGCGGCACCCGAGCTGCCGTGGCACCAGGACGGCGGCAACTTCGGGGCCTGACCGCGCAGCCGACCGTGACCCTGTGGACCGCGCTCGACGACGCGCCGGTCGCGAGCGGCTGCGTCGAGCTGGTGCCGGGCAGCCACCGCGGCGGGCTGGCCACGCCCGCGGGCGGGACGATCCCCGACGCGCTCGTCGACGCGCGCGGCGGTCGCGGTGCCGGCGGTCGGGCGAGGTGCTGCTCTTGCACAACCTGGTCCGGCACCGCTCGCGCCGCAACCACCACCGCGCGGCCGCGCCGCGCTGTCGTTCGTGCTGATGCCGGCGTCGACCCGCTGCACCCGCACCCGCCGGGCGCCGCGGCAGTTCGTGCGGTTTCAGCGGTAGCGCCGCTGCGGCGCCGCGCGCTCACAGCAGCGACGGTTGCGCCGACCAGCGCTCGAGGTAGCGCTGACCCGCACCTTGCGCGCGGTGTTGTCCGAGGACATGTAGCGGATCACGCCGAAGATCGGGCGCTCCGGCCCCACGGGCGATCGAACCGGCCCAGGTCCAGAAGATGCCGCTGTACGAGTTGGGGCCGCGGCCGTCGAGCGCGTAGCGGTTGTTGAGCTCGATCAGCGCGCCAGCGCGCCTGCGGCGACGGGCTACCACTCGAGGATCTTTCTTGCCCCAGAGCATGCGCAGGTAGTTGTGGATGCGGCCCTCGGCGACGAGCTGGCGCTGGGCCGCGTTCCAGAGCGATCGTGGGCGGCGGCGCGCTCGAGCTCGGCGCGAGGTGTAGCGGTGCGGGCGCGGATCGCCGGCGTGGGCGTCGAGCGAGGTCCGGCCCACGGCGGCAGCGACTCGTAGCGATCGTAGTCGGCGCGGTGGTGGCAGAAGCCGTAGCCGAGCTCGCGCCAGGTGAACAGCTCGTCCATGAACGCCTCGGCCGCCCGCGGCAGGCCCCACCAGCCGTCGCGGCTGCCGGTCGCGCGGTGCCCGGCCAGCGCCGCCGGCGACGAGCCGGCGCCGCGCCAGACCGCGTCGACGATCGTGTGGGCGCCCATGTGGCCGAAGTGCAGGTACGGCGACAGGCCGCTGGCGGCCGCGACCTCGGGCTGGTTGCGGGCGTCGGCGTAGCGAGGCAGGCGGGTCGCGACGAAGCTGCGCAGCACGGCGGCGGCCGCGGGCGCGCCGCCGCGATCGTCGACCGGGCCCACGGCGTGATCGATCGGCAGGGCGATCGAGGCCGGCGCCGGCGAGCAGCGCCGCGGTGGCCGCGGGCCAGCGCCCGCAGGATCGCGCCGGGGATCGCGGCGCCCCGAGCGTGGCGGCCGCGCGCGCCAGCGGGCCGCGGGCTCGGCCCGCTGACCGAGGTGGGCGCCGAGCACCTTCTGCCAGTGCCAGCGGAACGCCGCGGCGGTGGCGAACGCGCGGCCGTGGGCGCGCAGCGGCAGGAGGCCGACGCCGTCGATCAGCTCGAGGCGGCCGTCGAGCTGGCGGCCCGCGGCGGCGACCATCGCCGGCAGGAAGAACCCGGGCTGCTTTGTCGGCGATGACCACCGCGGCCCGCGCCGCGAGCGCCGCCAGCAGGCCGCGGCCGGCGCCGGGCGGGGGCTCGACGTACGGGTAGTAGGTGACGCCGGCCGCCGCGAACGCCGCGGCGTTGGCGGCCATGCCGTCGAGCACGAACCGGTGCATGCGATCGCTGGCCCAGCGGTAGCCGACGCGGAGCGGCTCGAACACCAGGAGCGGCAGGCCCAGCGCGGTCGCGCGCGCGACGGCGTGATCGAGCGCGAAGCTCGCGGTCGCGCGCCGGGCGCCGATCATCCAGTACAGCACGTACGCCGCCCGGGCCCGATCCGGACGATCGGCCACCACGGTCAGGCGCTCGCGCGGGATCTCCGGCACCGTCCTTCGACGCCGGGCGCGGCGGCGGTTACGCCGGTGCAGGCGATCGGCGGCGGCGGCGCGAGCCGCGGCGCGGCGCCCTCGGTCAGCACCGCGCCGTGGCGGGGGATGATGCGCGCGAGGCCCGGCGCGCGGCCAGCCGCCGCAGGTGATCGGCGTAGGCGCGCTTCAGTCCTTGACGATGAACGTGCGCGCGGTCCAGGTCACCTTGGGGCCGCCGGTCGAGCCGAGCAGCTTCATCACCCAGCCCTTCGCGCCGGGCAGGCGATCGGGCAGGTTCATGAACCCGTCGTTGAAGATCAGCGTCAGCCTGGCGTCGTCGGCGCGGTGGATGAACACCGCCTCGGCGGGCACGCCGGCGAGCGGCTCGACCTCGACCCGGCCGCCGGTCGGCAGGGCGCCGTAGTCGCCGTCGACCGGGACCCGGGCGCCGACGCGGCGGTGGGCGGCCGGCATCGCGACGACCCGGGCGTCGGGGTAGCGGGCCTTCCAGCGCGGCGCGTCCAGGCGGTGGAACCCGCTCGGCACGACGATCCAGCGCACCGGGCCGAGCGCGTCGAGCTGCGCCATCGTCGCGGCGTCGCACGCGACCGCGCTGTGCGCGGCGAGCCCGCCGTCGGCGGTCCGCCACAGCGTCATGCGCCGGCCGATCGGCAGGTCGGGCAGCTCGGCGTCCACGATCCACAGGTCGGTCGCGACCTCGGTGAGCGGTCCGTGCGATGCTGCCGGCCATGGTTCGGGCGTCGCCATCCTGTCGAGATGCTCGCCGATGGTGGGTCGTCGCGCTACTGGTGGCGACCGCGTTCACGCCCGCGGTCGCGGACGACGCGGCCCGCCGACGCCGCCGGACACCGGCGCGCTGTTCGATCGGAAGCCGACGCCGCCGGCCACTGGCGCGCTGTTCGACCGCAGCCCCAGCGCCGGCCGCTGGCGCGCTGCCCCGACGCCCAGCTGCTGCCGTGCCCGCGCCGCGACGCCGCGGCGCCGGCCGCGCTCACGACCGTGCTGACCCGCGCGTTCCTGCGGCGGCTGCCGAGCCTCGACGCCGACGTCGGCGCGGTCGCCGGCGCGGTGATCGGCACCGGCCGCGACGACGCCGGCCTGAGCGCCAGCGGCGCGACCGGCGTCGACAGCCACTGGACCGTCGACGGTGCGCCGATCGACGCGCCCTACACCGGCGGCCTCCCGGCCTGACCGTGCCGCTCGCGTTCGTCGAGGACCCCACCGTCGGCACCGCCGGGTCGGCGCCGACAGCGGCGTCGGCGTGGGCGCGGCCGTCGACGCGCGGCCGCGCACCGCCGGGGCCGTCGCCGCGGCCGAGGGCCGCGTGGCTGGGCCGGCCTGGCCGCGCCGTGGCTGCCGCGCGCGCGCTCGCAGTTCACGCCGTTCCGCGGCCGCCTGGTCGGCCTGCGGACGATCGCGGCCGAGGCCGTGGTCAGCGGGCCGCTGCCGGCCGTCGCCGGCGGCCGGCCCTGGTACCTCGTCGGGGTCGCGCCGCGGCTCACCGATCAGAGCCTCGAGCGCGCGGCGTTCCGGCAGGCCGACGCCGACGGCGACGGCGTGGCGGATCGCGACGGCGCCGGGGCGATCGTCCACGAGGCGATCGCCAGCGGCGAGCGCGCCGCGATCGCGTACGACGTGCCGTTCGTCGCGCGCGCGGGGCTGCGGTTCGGGCACCATCAGCTCGACGTCACCGCGCTGGGCGAGGTCGCGCGCAGCCCGCGCTGGATCGTCCCGGCCGAGGACAGCGCCGCCGGCGTCGAGCGGACCAGCCTGGTCGGCACCGCCAGCGCGACCTGGCGCGGCCAGTGGGGCGCGACCTCGGTGCGGCTCCAGGGCGCGTGGTTCCGCAGCGACCGCACCGACGACGCGCGCATTGCCGCCGGCGACGCGCCCGCGATCGGCTCGGCCTACGTGCCCCCGGTCACCGAGCTGCCGATCGGCGACGCTCGATCAGCAGGTGCGCGCGGCCTGCGCCGACGGCACCGGCGACGCCTGCCCCGCTGATCGCGAACTGCCCGATCGCGACCGGTTCTACTGGACCGGCGGCGCCGGCGCGCTGGGCCAGCTCACGATCGATCGCCCGAGCGCCCACGCCGAGGTGGTCCACACCCACGGCGCCCATCGCCTGGCGCTCGGCGTCGCCGGCGACGACGTGCGCGCGGTCAGCGCCGCGCGCTACAGCGGCGGCCTCATCCGGCAGCGGCTCAGCCCCTGACGCGTTCATCGACTACCAGCTGGTCGAGGTCGGCGACGGCCCCGACACCTGCGCCGGCACCGCGTGCACGTTCCTGGATCGCGCGACGATCACCTACCGCACCCGCACCGTCGCCGCGTTCGTCGCCGACACCTGGCGGCCGGCGCCGGAGATCGCGGTCGAGTACGGCGTGCGCGCGCAGTCGAGCCAGCTCGGCACCGCGCTGACCCTGCGCGAGGTGCTGCCGCGGGCCAGCGCCGCCTGGGACTTCCTCGGCGGCGGCCGGTCGCGCGCGTTCGTGGCCTGGGGGCGCGCTACGCGCCGGTGGTGCCGGCCTGGGCGCGGTCGTCTACGCCGGGCCGACGCTCTTGCAGACGCTGACCTTCGCCGGCAGCGCCGACGAGTCGCTCGGGGGCAGCGCCGGCGAGGCGGTCCAGCCCGACGCCCGCGGCACCCGGGTCGACGAGGCGCTGGCCGGCGTCGAGGTCGGCCAGCCCGACGTCGTCCGCCTGGGCGTGTCGGTGCCGCAACCGTCACCTGGGGCGCGCGCTCGACGACGAGCTCGGCGCGCTCGGGACCGCCGGCGCCGCCGCCGGCGCGGTCGCGACCCGCGAGTACGACGAGGTCGCGAGCTGGCTGACCA
This genomic interval carries:
- a CDS encoding phytanoyl-CoA dioxygenase family protein, which translates into the protein MTLWTALDDAPVASGCVELVPGSHRGGLATPAGGTIPDALVDARGGRGAGGRARCCSCTTWSGTARAATTTARPRRAVVRADAGVDPLHPHPPGAAAVRAVSAVAPLRRRALTAATVAPTSARGSADPHLARGVVRGHVADHAEDRALRPHGRSNRPRSRRCRCTSWGRGRRARSGC